CACTTTCGATTCCCTTACATTTGATTTCCTTGACAAAAGCATCGCTTGGTAGAAAATGGAATTGTCCAACTCAGGAGAATTAGATGAGCGATCCGGGAAAAAGACAAGCCGATTCATCCACCTTCGATTGGGAATCACATCTCGCCGCCAGAGCCAAAGGGATCAATCCATCCATCATCCGGGAAATCCTCAAACTCACCGTGCGGCCGGATGTGATCTCGTTCGCCGGAGGTTTACCTGCGCCCGAGCTGTTCCCCATAAAGGAATTCGATGAGGCGTGCCATCATATCCTCGAGACGGAAGGCGAAATCGCTTTGCAGTACAGCCTCAGCGAGGGCTACATGCCCTTGCGGCAGTTCCTGGCCGACAGCATGTCGCAGTATATGAACAAGATCGAAGCGGATAACATCCTCATCGTCAACGGTTCACAGCAGGGACTGGAACTGATCGGTAAAATCTTCATCGATCCGGGAACCAAGATCGTCTGCAGCCGCCCGACCTATTTGGGGGCGCTGCAGGCCTGGACGTCCTATCAAGCGCGGTACATCAGCGTGCCGCTCGACGAGCAGGGCATGTGCGTCGATGAAATCCCTGCGCTCCTCCAATCGGGTGACTCTCCCCGGATCGTCTACGTGCTGCCCAATTTTCACAATCCGGCCGGGACCACGTTGCCGCTGGAGCGGCGAGAACGTCTCGTCGAGATCGCCCGGGAATACGACCTGATCATCGTGGAAGACGATCCCTACCGCGAACTGCGCTATGAGGGTGAGGACATTGCGCCGGTCTACCATCTCGCGCCGGAACGAACGATTTACCTCAGCACCTTCTCGAAGACGCTGGCGCCGGGCATTCGATTGGCTTGGACCGTTGCCGCAAAACCGGCGTTCTCAAAACTCATCGAAGCGAAACAGGCCGCCGATCTCCACACGGGAACATTCGTGCAGATGGTTGCGAACCGGATTTGCCAGAGCGGTACCCTGCGGAAACACGTCAAGCGGTTGGTCGAAGTCTACCGCAACCGCCGAAACGTGATGCTCGATGCGTTGGAGGAGCATTGGCCGAAGGAAGCGTCATGGACTTCGCCGCATGGCGGTCTGTTCCTGTGGGCGCAAGCTCCGGCATCGATCAACACGCGGGATTTCCTGGAGACCGCCGTTGCCGCGAAAGTCGCCTACGTGCCGGGTTTCGCGTTCTATCCCTACGAAAAGGGCGGGGAACACGCCATGCGCCTGAATTTCTCGAACGCTTCCGAGGAGATGATCAACGAAGGAATCTTCAGGCTGGGGCGCGCGATGAAGGCCAACATCTCGGACGAGTAGACTTCAGGGGGATTCCGCCAAACGCTCCGGGAAGATTCAAAGATTTAAAGGATTCGGGGTTGATCCGCGTCCAATCGAGCGGTAAACTTGCAGGATTATTTCCGTTCGATTGAGAGACAACCGTTGAGCGTTCAATCCATTCCCTACATTTTCCTTCAGGCGCTGCTGCTCGGAACGAACATGCTGTTTTCGAGGTACAGCCTGGATCAATTCCATCCGCTCAATTTCGTCGGGCTGCGTTTCTTTTTAGCCGGGACGCTGGTGATCATTCTATACACCCTGGGAGGACGCCGAGGACGGGCCTGGCCGAAGGACAGGCGTCTCTGGATTCACGCTGCGACATTCGGCATTCTGGGATCGGTCGTACCCATGACTGCGGTTGTGACCTCGTTACAGTATCAATCGAGCGGGGTCACCTCGGTGCTGATCACCATCGGCCCGGCGATAACGGTTTTACTGGCTCATTTCTTCCTGCCCGAAGAATCATTGAACCGCAGGAAGTCGCTTGGAGTGGTTCTGGCGTTTTCAGGAGCTTTGGTTCTGGCGCTGCGCGGCGAGACCGGCCTTGCCGATGTGACGCAGGCAAATCCGATCGGTTATATCCTGGTGTTTATCGCCATGATCGCTGCCAGCGGCATGATCATATACGCCCGTCGCTTCATGCGAGGATATGACGTCGTCGACGTCACCAACATTCAAATCATCGCCTCGGCGATTTTTATATTGCCTTTGATGTTGTTAACCGTCGGGTTGGATCTCAGCCGGGTCAACACGGGCGGCGTGGTCGCGCTCGTTTATTCGTCGTTCGGCGGTACGTATGGCGTCGTACTCATCGGCTACTACATCATCGATCATTTCAGTGCCACGGCGGCATCCATGACGGCGTACGTGATCCCGATCATCGTGGCCATCGGCGGCGTACTCTTTCTGGGAGAACACATCACAACAGGGATTCTGGGCGGACTCGCTTGTATCGTAGTCGGTCTGGCGCTGATCAACGAACTTAATCCTGACAGACATCTGGCGAAAAGTGCATAATTTGATCGTTGGTGCTGTCGGACACCCATAGGCCGCAGTCGGTGTCGAAGGTGATGCCGGCCAGATTGCCGAACAAGATTCCCTGATCGATCGACGATTCCCAACCGGTCAGGAAATTCCCTTCGACATCAAAGCAGAGCACGCGGGCACTTTCCGGATCCGTGACGCAGCTCACCGATTGCGGACCGACGGCGATGTAAGGTTTATTCTCCAGCGATTGGCCGTACCAACCTGCGATCGGCCATTCTCTCACCGCCTGGAAGAATCCCTCGCCGAGTTCCTCGAAAACCTGCACTCTTTGATTCCATGTGTCGGCAACGAAAACAGTTCCGTCATCTTCTACGGCGATTCCCACCGGTTCATCCAGGTAGCCCAGGTCGAGACCGAATGAACCGAATTCGGTGATGAAATCACCCTGGCGGTCGAAAACTACCACGCGTTTGTTCCCCGTATCGGAAACGAATATGCGGAATTGGGAATCGATAGCGACGTCGCGCGGTCCCCAGAACTTCGTCGGTTCGCCGCTCTGGCCGAAGCTGCCGAACATTTCCAGGAATTCGCCTTCTGCGGTGAAGTGTTGGATGCGGTGATTCCAGGTATCGGCGACGTAGACGGTCCCATCCGGCGCCACTCCGACGCCGAACGGCTTGTTGAACGTTCCTTCATAGGCGTTGTTTAACTCGACGTCTCCGTAGCTTCCCCAGGAGCGAATCAGTTCTCCTGTGGGGCTGAACTGTTGGATGCGATGATTCATCGTGTCGGCGATGTAGAGACGTCCGTCCGGGGCGAGGGCGATGCCATGTGGGTCAGAAAACTCACTCGGCAGGGAACCTGAAACTCCGAAGGTGAAATCCGGTGCGAGCACGGTCATGCCCTCTTCGTAAGGCGCAGCGATAGCCTGGATGTCCTCGACGGGCACGGCGACTCCGTAGTCCCATACCTTGGCGGCTGTGTCGACGCGGATGTAGAGGCGGATTTTTTCGGAGGGATTCCAATTGGCCAGGGAAAAGTCCTTGTTGGTCAATTCACCATAGGCACGGTAATCCCGATTGAACCAGATGTCCCACGCCGCACGCCGGTGGGCGGGATCGAAGAGATAGGGTTTGAGTTTCAGCCACAGCCTGCGAAAGTATTCGAATTTACTCATGCTGGCGTCCGAAGCATCGATATCTTGTTCGATGCGTTCATTGCGCCACTCTGACTCCAGGTTCGCAAATTTCCAATTGTAATAATCCATGTTCGGCCACCAGATGCGGGTGTATTCGAAGGTGTAGAACGCATCTCCCAGGACGGGTTCCAGTTTCGCCCAGTTAGAATTTCCGGCGATGATGATGGGGTAATTGATGAGATCCCGGCTGGGGCTGCTGCCGAAATAGGTGGCTTGATCGTAATTACGCAGATACCACCAGAAGGGGTAAGTGGATTCATTGTCGTAGGCGATCTTGAAGTCCGGATCGTTGCCCATGCGCTCTGCCAGATCGTCGATTTGCTCGAGCATGGTCTTTGGGCCCCTCGCCATATGGGCGTAAACGAGGAATTCCGTCGGGTCGTCGTAATTGACATAAGCCGCACGGGCAGATGTGCGCACGGTGACGATCGCCAGTAAGCTGACGACGATCAATAAGGCCAACTTGCCGATGTTGGCGTTCGACCAACCTCGGGCCACAAATGATATGGCCAGCGCCGTTCCAGCCGCAAAGACAAAGGCGGCCACAAAGGTCATCGTGGCGTTGAGTTGTTCGATCTCATTGCCTTTGAAGGGCGGGTTCTGACCTAAATAGACGGCGAGAGCGCGCAGGACGGAAAGCACGAAGAGCAGCAAAAGGCCAGTGAGCAGCAGGCCGCGATGCTCCTTGAACCAGTTCCAATCGATCCGTTTCAGGAAGACGCCGATTCCCCAGCCGGCGAGCAGAATGAAGGGCAGCGCGATGTGAACGGTGATCCATGGCATTTTTTCGCCGGCGAAGGAATAGAGAACCAGAGAAGAGAATCCCCAATAGGTGAGGAAGAGCAGCAGGGTAGGGTGCCGTTCCAGTTCACCTGGCTCTTGCTCCGCATCGGATTGCGTCATCTTGCTCTTGATCCATCTCGAGAAGCCGATCAGGATCACCACCGGTGCGACGAGAATGGGCAGGAATTCGTAGATCGGGAGCTGGATCAAGGCGTAGTAATACAACGGCTGGCTGCCGCGTTCGACTCCTTGCTGGACCAGCCAATATCCCAATGAGCCCACCATACCGGTGGCTATGCCCTGTCCGTTGGTTAAAAACGTCGAATAAAGCAATAGAAAAGGAACGGCAAACACCCCGGCAGCAGGGAGCCACTTACGCCAATTCCAGATCAAGCCGATCACAATGCTGATCACAGTGAGGGCGATGACTACAATCAGTGTGCGTTTCCATATGGCTGGATCGACGTAATTGAGTGGATCCCAACCAAAGATGGTGGCAGGAATCGCGGCAAGCTGAGGCAGCACCATGGTTATGAACAACACCAATAAATCGAGATCGGGAAAATCGGTTCGCAGCCCTGCTCCGAACGCGGTAATCAGACTGGTGAGGATCAGCGCGACGCCGATCACGGCGGCGGCCGCAGCGGTAAAAATCCCATAGCTTTCTAAGAAACCCTGGTCCGTTTCAACAGGAGTCACTTCCGCCGGCTGTACCTGCTCGGCTGCCTCCACCTCGGCTGGTGGGACTTCATATAATTGCAGTGAGAAATAACTGTATAAGCCTAACCCTGCCCCAAGCACGGTGATCACCAGTCCGCTGATGAAGATCCATTGATACGCAGGTCTGTCTTTCAGTTTTTCGATGACCCGCCAGGCAAAGTACAGCGCCAGGAAGACGAGTATTTGCGCGGTGAAGATGAAGGCGGTTTCTTTGGTGGCGAAATACAGCGCACCCACGAAGGCGAGGATGTAGAAATAGCGCATCTGGCGGGTTTCGATGTAGCGGAAAATACCCCAGACCGTGAGCAGCATGAGTGGAACGGTGAGCGCTTCGTTGCGCGCGTATCTCGAGTAGTAGAGCATGAAGGGCGAAATTAAAATCATCGCGGACGTGACGAGCGCACCGGTTTTACCGAACCAGCGATGGAACAACCATATCAATCCTACAGCGAGGACACCAAAGACGGCTGCAGGCAGGCGTGCAGTCGTGTCGTTATCGCCAAAGAGGAATTAGGAAAGCGCGATCAGATGAAACTGAAGCGGTCCATGGGAAAGCGGGTCGTGTTTGTAACCGTTGCCTTCCTCAAGCAGCCAGGAGAAGTAGACGTGAGTCGTTTCGTCGTGGCTCATCACCCGTTCACCGAGGTTGTAGACACGGCTGAAGACGGCCGCCAGGATGAGGAGAATCAGTATCAGCGCGTATTTGTCGAGCTTACGATCGAGAAATGGAAGGGAATTCGTACGGGCAGCTTCTGGATGGTTTGAATGCGCTTCAGTCATTCGTGTCTCCGCTTATTCACTGGATTGACGACGGCCTAACTTTTCGAATGCCGCGATCGTTCGGTGATATTCTGCTTAATATACCCGTTTAATGGATTCGATGGTAGATGTCACCCCATCGAATCGCATTGTAAAGGCAGGCATTTCGCGTGTTTGAAGCCGAGGCAAAGATACACGGTAGTATCTCGGTCGATATTTACGAGAACCTCAGATATAAGAAGTTGATTTTCGTAAGGTAACGCAGTGGAATCTCGGGCTGTCCGCTTCTTGCACAATATTCCGGACGATATGGGGTAGGATATAGGCGGACTTTCGCAGCTTCAAATTTAGTCAAGCATGATGAGACCTGGATATTACCGACCCAGCATACTTACGCTATGCAGAGGAGTTACATGCCGGACCTCGCAATCTACCCGCAGACTGAACTACCAGCTTCGCTCAAGTGGCAAGCGCTGGCCTTCATTAAAACGGAGTGGCCCTTTGTCTTCTCCGGTGAAGATCAATTCCTGACCGAGCCCTGCCCGCCCGATCAAGACCCCGTTCATTTCGTCGCCGCCGAAGGGGATTCGCTGATCGGCTACGCCTCGATATTTCGCTTGGATCTCTCTCACGCCGGCAAGAGGTACGAAATCTACGCCTTCGGGAACATGTTTACATTTCCACCTTATCGGAAGCAGGGGTATGGAAAACGGATCCTGGAGATGGCCACGAATTTCATCCGCAAGAGCGACGTGGATGCAGGAATTTTGTTTTGCGAATCGAACGTCGTGCCGTTCTATCGGGCTTGTGGTTGGCAGAC
This is a stretch of genomic DNA from Anaerolineales bacterium. It encodes these proteins:
- a CDS encoding PLP-dependent aminotransferase family protein encodes the protein MSDPGKRQADSSTFDWESHLAARAKGINPSIIREILKLTVRPDVISFAGGLPAPELFPIKEFDEACHHILETEGEIALQYSLSEGYMPLRQFLADSMSQYMNKIEADNILIVNGSQQGLELIGKIFIDPGTKIVCSRPTYLGALQAWTSYQARYISVPLDEQGMCVDEIPALLQSGDSPRIVYVLPNFHNPAGTTLPLERRERLVEIAREYDLIIVEDDPYRELRYEGEDIAPVYHLAPERTIYLSTFSKTLAPGIRLAWTVAAKPAFSKLIEAKQAADLHTGTFVQMVANRICQSGTLRKHVKRLVEVYRNRRNVMLDALEEHWPKEASWTSPHGGLFLWAQAPASINTRDFLETAVAAKVAYVPGFAFYPYEKGGEHAMRLNFSNASEEMINEGIFRLGRAMKANISDE
- a CDS encoding DMT family transporter; this translates as MSVQSIPYIFLQALLLGTNMLFSRYSLDQFHPLNFVGLRFFLAGTLVIILYTLGGRRGRAWPKDRRLWIHAATFGILGSVVPMTAVVTSLQYQSSGVTSVLITIGPAITVLLAHFFLPEESLNRRKSLGVVLAFSGALVLALRGETGLADVTQANPIGYILVFIAMIAASGMIIYARRFMRGYDVVDVTNIQIIASAIFILPLMLLTVGLDLSRVNTGGVVALVYSSFGGTYGVVLIGYYIIDHFSATAASMTAYVIPIIVAIGGVLFLGEHITTGILGGLACIVVGLALINELNPDRHLAKSA
- a CDS encoding NHL repeat-containing protein → MTVLAPDFTFGVSGSLPSEFSDPHGIALAPDGRLYIADTMNHRIQQFSPTGELIRSWGSYGDVELNNAYEGTFNKPFGVGVAPDGTVYVADTWNHRIQHFTAEGEFLEMFGSFGQSGEPTKFWGPRDVAIDSQFRIFVSDTGNKRVVVFDRQGDFITEFGSFGLDLGYLDEPVGIAVEDDGTVFVADTWNQRVQVFEELGEGFFQAVREWPIAGWYGQSLENKPYIAVGPQSVSCVTDPESARVLCFDVEGNFLTGWESSIDQGILFGNLAGITFDTDCGLWVSDSTNDQIMHFSPDVCQD
- a CDS encoding GNAT family N-acetyltransferase — its product is MPDLAIYPQTELPASLKWQALAFIKTEWPFVFSGEDQFLTEPCPPDQDPVHFVAAEGDSLIGYASIFRLDLSHAGKRYEIYAFGNMFTFPPYRKQGYGKRILEMATNFIRKSDVDAGILFCESNVVPFYRACGWQTAGTPVRVGTPDDYEQHDHILTMILYVSEKSRRGRSDFDGQPLCVKWLW